The following coding sequences lie in one Rutidosis leptorrhynchoides isolate AG116_Rl617_1_P2 chromosome 4, CSIRO_AGI_Rlap_v1, whole genome shotgun sequence genomic window:
- the LOC139844007 gene encoding uncharacterized protein: protein MVLLRSRAKHIRDHFNTQKQHKATSMANVSAVTPLNQLTKEKDDYKIEVKIRAGIEKDVIRYFDATLKEGLFLYLSRFSVIDIIDDKIKFITNPYKIMIYNTTKV from the exons ATGGTCTTACTCCGATCACGGGCAAAACATATCAGAG ATCACTTCAACACTCAAAAGCAACATAAAGCAACATCAATGGCTAATGTTTCTGCAGTAACCCCACTGAACCAATTGACCAAAGAAAAGGATGACTACAAGATTGAAGTAAAG ATTAGGGCTGGGATTGAGAAGGATGTAATCCGTTATTTTGATGCTACTCTTAAGGAAGGACTATTCTTATACCTTTCTAGGTTCAGTGTCATCGATATTATAGATGACAAAATCAAGTTTATCACTAATCCTTACAAGATTATGATTTATAATACCACCAAGGTATAG